The following are encoded in a window of Kitasatospora sp. NBC_01250 genomic DNA:
- a CDS encoding sterol-binding protein, with product MADTDACRAALEQLSRNMAQAEGNVRKAAALDRSLSCWLTDLDLTFTGMLREGRIQDLVHAPGAPTEKAAIRLAMTSDDLVALVGGRLNFAGAWAAGRVRLEAGFRDLLRLRALL from the coding sequence ATGGCCGACACCGACGCATGCCGCGCGGCGCTGGAGCAGCTCAGCCGGAACATGGCGCAGGCCGAAGGCAACGTCCGCAAGGCCGCCGCGCTGGACCGCTCGCTCAGCTGCTGGCTCACCGACCTCGATCTGACCTTCACCGGCATGCTGCGCGAGGGCCGGATCCAGGACCTCGTCCACGCACCCGGCGCACCGACCGAGAAGGCCGCGATCCGGCTGGCCATGACCAGCGACGACCTGGTGGCCCTGGTCGGCGGCCGGCTGAACTTCGCCGGCGCCTGGGCCGCAGGGCGGGTCAGGCTGGAGGCCGGCTTCCGCGACCTGCTGCGCCTGCGCGCCCTGCTCTGA
- a CDS encoding HAD-IIA family hydrolase translates to MTNPQAPGHSDKPLMAAYDTALLDLDGVVYAGPSAIEHAVDSLDAARAAGMRLAYVTNNASRPPRVVAEHLTELGVPAAASDVINSAQAAARLVAEKVPAGSKVLVVGGPGLVEALAERGLVAVESLADGPAAVVQGFDPSVGWERLAEAAYAVAAGLPWVASNTDMSIPTARGVAPGNGTLVAAVRAATGAEPEVAGKPLPPMHRETVLRTGAERPLVVGDRLDTDIEGAYNGGVDSLLVFTGVSTPAQLLAAPRQHRPTYLAADLRGLLEPHPAVTAAADGGFECRGRSARVVDGELRLGGAGAAQGSQDGRYDGLRALCAAAWAELDRGGEPLDGRKVLAELGF, encoded by the coding sequence ATGACGAACCCGCAGGCTCCCGGCCACAGTGACAAGCCGCTGATGGCGGCCTACGACACGGCGCTGCTCGACCTGGACGGCGTGGTCTACGCCGGCCCGTCGGCGATCGAGCACGCGGTGGACTCGCTGGACGCGGCCCGGGCGGCCGGCATGCGGCTGGCCTACGTCACCAACAACGCCTCGCGTCCGCCCCGGGTGGTCGCCGAGCACCTCACCGAGCTGGGCGTGCCGGCGGCGGCGAGCGACGTGATCAACTCCGCCCAGGCCGCCGCCCGGCTCGTCGCCGAGAAGGTGCCGGCGGGCTCGAAGGTGCTGGTCGTCGGCGGCCCGGGGCTGGTGGAGGCGCTCGCCGAGCGGGGGCTGGTGGCGGTCGAGTCGCTGGCCGACGGTCCGGCGGCCGTGGTGCAGGGCTTCGACCCCTCGGTGGGCTGGGAGCGCCTCGCCGAGGCCGCCTACGCGGTGGCTGCGGGCCTGCCCTGGGTGGCGTCCAACACCGACATGTCGATCCCCACCGCGCGCGGGGTGGCGCCGGGCAACGGGACGCTGGTGGCCGCCGTCCGGGCCGCGACCGGGGCCGAGCCGGAGGTGGCGGGCAAGCCGCTGCCGCCGATGCACCGCGAGACGGTGCTGCGCACGGGGGCCGAGCGCCCGCTGGTGGTCGGCGACCGGCTGGACACCGACATCGAGGGTGCCTACAACGGCGGGGTGGACAGCCTGCTGGTCTTCACCGGGGTCAGCACCCCCGCCCAGCTGCTCGCCGCGCCGCGGCAGCACCGGCCCACCTACCTGGCCGCCGACCTGCGCGGGCTGCTGGAGCCGCACCCGGCGGTGACGGCGGCGGCGGACGGCGGCTTCGAGTGCCGTGGCCGGTCCGCCCGCGTGGTGGACGGCGAGCTGCGCCTGGGCGGTGCCGGCGCGGCGCAGGGGTCCCAGGACGGGCGGTACGACGGGCTGCGGGCACTGTGCGCGGCGGCGTGGGCGGAGCTGGACCGTGGCGGGGAGCCGCTGGACGGGCGCAAGGTGCTGGCCGAGCTCGGGTTCTGA
- a CDS encoding tetratricopeptide repeat protein, with the protein MSGGQEQAAGGAGEPPVTGSADGTPLGDVYDWFRRGEQLLAEGHPAAAEQLLARAAAAEPSSRSIREALARAQFDVGSYRAALESFRVVALADPSDDYAQFGWGIAAARLGDFETSVEHLALAVAMQPQVAHYQAALRQSRATLAARAGAFGPLLPGAPGYLPPQSGGRSTDSDDREDQA; encoded by the coding sequence ATGAGTGGTGGGCAGGAGCAGGCCGCGGGCGGAGCGGGCGAGCCGCCGGTGACCGGCAGCGCGGACGGGACCCCGCTGGGTGACGTGTACGACTGGTTCCGCCGGGGCGAGCAGCTGCTGGCCGAGGGCCATCCGGCGGCGGCCGAGCAGCTGCTGGCGCGGGCGGCGGCGGCCGAGCCGTCCTCCAGGAGCATCCGGGAGGCGCTGGCCAGGGCCCAGTTCGACGTGGGCTCCTACCGGGCGGCGCTGGAGAGCTTCCGGGTGGTGGCGCTGGCCGATCCGTCCGACGACTACGCTCAGTTCGGCTGGGGGATCGCAGCCGCCAGACTCGGCGACTTCGAGACCTCGGTCGAACACCTGGCGCTGGCCGTGGCGATGCAGCCGCAGGTCGCGCACTACCAGGCGGCGCTGCGCCAGAGCAGGGCCACCCTGGCGGCCCGGGCGGGCGCCTTCGGCCCGCTGCTGCCCGGCGCCCCGGGCTACCTGCCGCCGCAGTCGGGCGGCCGGTCCACCGATTCCGACGATAGGGAAGATCAGGCATGA